The Thalassomonas actiniarum genome contains the following window.
CCAAGCAAAGTTATGATGTGGTTTACCAGGATCTGGGTTATCAGTTTAACAACAGTTATGAATTAACTTGGGAATATGGCGATGAAAACTGGGCCGCTTCCCTGGGAGAATTTGAACAATATGCCGGCAGTGAATATCAGCAGTTACATCAAGATTTGGCTGCCTCTATCAACGCCTTATTGCCCGGCAGTGAGGTGGTGACCACCAGCTCCAGCCCGTTAAGCAGTCAGATAGATATTAATGTGATGATGGATGAGCAGCGCTCTGAACAGGTCTTGTTTTTAAGCCGGGAGTTTAGCGTTAACTACTTTTCTGCTTTTAGTATTGAATTTGTTGCCGGCAAGGGGCCAAGCGAGCAACAAATTGTGGCAAATGAGCGGGTGATCGTGATTGATGAACGCATGGCAAATAAGCTGTTTCTCGGCGTCCCTTATCAGCAGGTGATAGGGAAAACCCTGACGCCTGGTTTAGGTGAAAATGCACAGCCCAGTGTGATTATCGGTATCGTGGTGAATACTCTTGCCCGCACCGGTTCGCTGGATGAACTGGCTTTTCCTACCATTTACGCCAGCCCGGGAAATATCAGTTCGCGTTTACGGTTAACGGTATTGATGCCGCAAGGGGAAGTCCTTGAACAGGCGGCAATCGAGCAGGCGCTGAAGCAGCAATTTCCCCGCTTGATCGATTTAAGAGTCCAGTCGCTGGCGGATCGCTGGGACGAGCAAACCCTGGAGCAAAGGATCAGTTTAATGGTGATCTTAACCATGACCGGATTAACCCTGTTTTTGGCGGTGATCGGTGTTGCCGGTTTGACCCAGCTGACCACCAACCAGAAACGTTATGAGCTGGCGGTACGTATGGCCACAGGCGCCAAACAGAGCGGTTTATTGAAAATTATTTTCAAAGAAGCCTTATGGATGTTGGTTGCCGGGTTGAGTTTAGGTTTTATCCTGTCGGTCTTTGGCTATACACAGGTAAAAGAACAGGTTAGCATGATGCCAAGTTTTGACTGGAATACCATGTTATTACTGGATATCGGCTTGATTGCCATCGTGCTGGTGGCGGTTGCCCTGCCGGCCTGGCGTATTATTAAGGCCGATCCGATGCAGGCGTTGCGGGAACTGTAAATAATCAGTGCCGGCGCGCTAAAGCAAAACCCTGCGGGGTTTTGCTTGTTTGTTATTGTTGATTTATTAGAGATAAAAGAGCATAGAAAATGGAAAAACCTGCAACTGCTGCCAGAATACTGATTGCCGATGATGACGAGGATATTCGCCTGTCATTGGCGTTATTGCTGAACGCCCACGGTTATCAGACGACAGAGGCGGCGTCGCCTAAGGAAATCGCCGTCAGGGTCAATCAGGATAACCCGGATCTGGTGCTGCTGGATATGAACTTCAGCCGGGATACCACCAGTGGCGCCGAAGGGCTGGAACAGCTGGCTTTTTTACAGCAACAGCAGTTGCCGGTGATCCTGATGACCGCCTGGGGCAGTATCGAGCTGGCGGTAGCAGGGTTGAAGCAAGGGGCAGGGGACTTTATCGAAAAACCCTGGGATAAACACCGCTTATTGCAAAGTATTGAGCAGCAATTACAGCTGCAAAAGTTAAAACAAAAAAACAGCGGCTTTGAGCAATTGCTCAGCGGCGACGGCGGTGAAAAACAAGTGTGGATCAGTGAGTCCGGGCCGATGAAGGCCCTGGATGCCCTGGTGGAGCAAGTGGCAAAAACCGATGCCAATATCCTGATCTTGGGGGAAAACGGCACCGGCAAATCCCAGCTGGCAAAGCGGATACATCAGCTCTCACACCGCAGCAGCCACGCTTTTATTGCCGTAAACATGGCGGCGATCCCGGACAACTTGTTTGAAAGTGAGTTATTCGGCCATCAAAAAGGCGCTTTTACCGATGCCAAACAAAGCCGGGTCGGGCGCTTTGAGTTAGCCGGACAGGGCACCTTGTTTCTCGATGAAATCGGCACCTTGCCGCTGACCCTGCAGCCGAAATTATTAAGGGTGCTGGAAAGCGGCCATTATGAAGTGTTAGGGTCCAGTAAAACCCAGACTGCCGATGTCCGCCTGATCAGCGCCACCAATGCCGATTTAGAGCAGCAAGTGGCGGATAAAGCCTTTCGTCAGGATTTATTGTTTCGTTTAAATACCCTGGTACTGACCTTGCCGCCGTTAAGGGAGCGTATTGCCGATATTGCTCCCCTGGTTGCTCACTTTATTGACCATTTCAGTGCCCGCTACCATAAAAAGGGCCTGGCGCTGGGTGAATGCGCCCTGGAGACGTTAAAACGGCACACCTGGTCCGGTAATGTCCGTGAATTAAGCCATGTGATGGAACGGGCGGTATTGCTGGCCCCGGATAACAGCGAAATAACTTCGTGCCAGTTAAGCCTGTCCGCCAGTAAAAGCACGGATCTTGATGTGCCCTTGCAGCCGCTGGAAGAGCTGGAGCAGCAACTGATCCGCAAAGCCCTGGCCGCCACTAACGGCCATGTCGCCAAAGCCGCGCCGCTGCTGGGACTTTCCCGTAATGCCATGTACCGCCGCCTGGAAAAATTTGGCATTGTCTATGACGCGTGAGTCTAAAGTTATTTCAGCCCTGGTACTGGTTTGTGCTGTTATTCTCTCCCTGTTAACGGCGCTGCTTTACAGCCTTAACTGGAGCCACCTCGGTGTCTTTACCTTACTGTTTATTGTGCTCTATCCCTTGATCTGGTTTAGCTGGCGGGTATGGCGCTTCTGGAGCCTGCCGCTGATGCAGCTAACCAGTTATACCCAGATGCTCAAAGAAGGCGAGCATCGCCAGCAATTACTGGCGGCGGGGAAAAACGAGCTTTTTAGCGAATTACTCAGCGAAATTGAAAGTTTAGCCGAGGTGAAAAGCCGTGAGCAACAGCAGCTGGTCACGGTTGAGCAGCTGGTGAGCCAGATCATGGATAGCTGGCATTTACCGGTTTGCCTGTTTAATGATAAGAAAACCTTGCTTTATAGTAATAATGCCGCCAATACCTTGATCCAGCAGCCGGTGCTGCAGGGAAGACCGGGTGAGGAAATGGGATTTTGCTGGCAGCAAGACGGCATCGGCCATCCCGCCTTTGCCGCCGGTTGGGAAGTTAATACCATAGAATATCACCAGCAGGGGCAAAGTTACTGGTTGTTTTCTGCACTTAATATCAGTGACAGCCTTAACCAGGCGGAGATCACCAGCCAGAAAAATATTGTCCGGGTCCTGAGCCATGAATTAAGAAACTCACTGACACCTATGGCTTCGATGGCGGATACCTTATTAAGCAGCGAGCAGTTTTCGCCTCCCCAGGTGCGTATGGTGCTTGAGCGTATTTTACAGCGCAGCCAGCGTTTACTTGGTTTTATCCAGCAATATGCCAGGTTAAACCAGTTGCCGCCGGTAAACTGCAGCTGGTTTGACTTTACTAGCATATTAGATGAAGCCCGGGGTATGCTGGAGGAGCAGGTCCAGGTCAATTATCTCGGTGAAGCCTTATGTTATGGCGATGCCGGGCAATTGAGCCAGCTGTTGATTAATCTGTTGAAAAATGCCGTTGAAGCCAAAAGCCAACAAAGTGATGAGGACCCGGTAATAGATATCAGTCTCTACCATGAAAATAACCAGCAGTTTTTAACCGTCAAAGATAACGGCCCGGGGTTTGCCAATCTGGACAATGTGCTGACGCCTTTTTATACCACCAAATCCGGCGGCTCAGGCATAGGATTGGCGTTATGCGCGCAAATCATCCGCTTGCACGGCGGTGAACTGATCCCACAAAACGGTGAAAACGGTGCCGTGGTCAGGATCAGTTTGCCTTTTTAGCTTTGACCTTTAGGCAAAACCGTACCAGGTGGCGGCATTATCATAAAGCAGTTGCTTAAGCTGCTGTTCGTTGTAGGCAAGTTTAAGGTAATCTTGCCACAAACCACTATAAGTGGTGCTAAATAAACATAATGGGAAATTACTGGCGAGCATCACCCGCTGCTGGCCAAAGGCTTGGAGGCATTCGGTTATCACGGCTCCCGCCCAGGATAGCTGATATTGGCGCTCGGCTATTTCCCAACCGGAGCATTTTATGGCCACTGAGTCAAAAGCACTTAAACGTTTCAGGCCAGATAACCAGGTTTGCCAGTCAGTTGCCTGCTTATCTGCTTCCGCCGTTAACCTCTCAAGGTAGGGAGGCCAGCCGGCGTGGTTGATGATGACTTTTAATTTTGGCACTTGCCCGAGTATTTTGGCCAGCATAGTGACGGCTTTAGCGTTTGACAGTGGCATCTGCAGGTCAAAACTTAATCCGGCATCGGCTAAGCGTCCCAAATTAGCCTGCACC
Protein-coding sequences here:
- a CDS encoding sensor histidine kinase → MTRESKVISALVLVCAVILSLLTALLYSLNWSHLGVFTLLFIVLYPLIWFSWRVWRFWSLPLMQLTSYTQMLKEGEHRQQLLAAGKNELFSELLSEIESLAEVKSREQQQLVTVEQLVSQIMDSWHLPVCLFNDKKTLLYSNNAANTLIQQPVLQGRPGEEMGFCWQQDGIGHPAFAAGWEVNTIEYHQQGQSYWLFSALNISDSLNQAEITSQKNIVRVLSHELRNSLTPMASMADTLLSSEQFSPPQVRMVLERILQRSQRLLGFIQQYARLNQLPPVNCSWFDFTSILDEARGMLEEQVQVNYLGEALCYGDAGQLSQLLINLLKNAVEAKSQQSDEDPVIDISLYHENNQQFLTVKDNGPGFANLDNVLTPFYTTKSGGSGIGLALCAQIIRLHGGELIPQNGENGAVVRISLPF
- a CDS encoding amidohydrolase family protein, which encodes MPFENIIDPHLHLFDLKQGEYAWLAAENPPFWQDKGKINQNFTESDLTPAPLSLAGFVHIEAGFDNARPWREIACLEQSCRLPFKSVAFIDLELEPVVFEQQLQQLLAYPSVTGCRHILDQQAIALLEQPKVQANLGRLADAGLSFDLQMPLSNAKAVTMLAKILGQVPKLKVIINHAGWPPYLERLTAEADKQATDWQTWLSGLKRLSAFDSVAIKCSGWEIAERQYQLSWAGAVITECLQAFGQQRVMLASNFPLCLFSTTYSGLWQDYLKLAYNEQQLKQLLYDNAATWYGFA
- a CDS encoding sigma-54-dependent transcriptional regulator; the protein is MEKPATAARILIADDDEDIRLSLALLLNAHGYQTTEAASPKEIAVRVNQDNPDLVLLDMNFSRDTTSGAEGLEQLAFLQQQQLPVILMTAWGSIELAVAGLKQGAGDFIEKPWDKHRLLQSIEQQLQLQKLKQKNSGFEQLLSGDGGEKQVWISESGPMKALDALVEQVAKTDANILILGENGTGKSQLAKRIHQLSHRSSHAFIAVNMAAIPDNLFESELFGHQKGAFTDAKQSRVGRFELAGQGTLFLDEIGTLPLTLQPKLLRVLESGHYEVLGSSKTQTADVRLISATNADLEQQVADKAFRQDLLFRLNTLVLTLPPLRERIADIAPLVAHFIDHFSARYHKKGLALGECALETLKRHTWSGNVRELSHVMERAVLLAPDNSEITSCQLSLSASKSTDLDVPLQPLEELEQQLIRKALAATNGHVAKAAPLLGLSRNAMYRRLEKFGIVYDA